TCATCACAAGCGAAGCAGCAAAAAGCACGTGACTTCAAGGACCTCGCGGGAAGCTTCTTCTCCGCGGCTTCGGTTTTCAGCAAGAAATTGCAGAAGTGGCGGCAGAAGCAGAAAGCGAAGAAGCGGAGGAACGATGCTCTTCCGGTGGAGAAGCCGATCGGGCGACAGTTCCAGGACACGCAGTCGGAGATCACCGACTACGGCTTCGGGCGGCGGTCTTGCGACACCGATCCAAGGTTCTCACTGGACGCAAGGCGGTTCTCCCTAGACGCGGGGCAGTTCTCGCTTGACGCCAGGAGGATGTCGTTCGACGACCCTCGGTACTCGCTGGAGGAGCCACGGGCGTCGTGGGACGATTATTTGCTCGGACAGAGCAATTTTCCGAGGATGCCGACGATGCTGTCAGTGGTGGAAGACGCGCTGGTGCAACATGTGATGAGGACTGATATGCAGATTCCTGTGGAGGAGGAGCCGGTGAATGACGATGAGAGCGTTCCTGGTGGGAATGCACAGACTAAAGAATACTACTCTGATTCGAGTTCTAGGAGGAGGAAGAGTCTTGATAGGTCTAATTCGATTAGGAAGAGTGTTAGTTTGGAGGTGGATGAGTTGACTAACAATGGAAGCGGTGGTGCGAATGGGAATGGGAATGGGAATTTGAATGTGAATGTGAATGCAAATGCTAAGATGGCTCCTTCTGGAGTGGATTATGTGCAGGGTGTGAGAATGGGGTTTAATGAAAGGGAATTCGGGTCGAATTCAATGCGGGAATAAAAAGATTATTGCTTGGTGGAGAAATgcttattaatttgatttcaatcaaCAACTCGTGCCACTTAATCTCATCAATAAAAGGAAAActaacgtggcagagagtgcaGAGTGCAGTTGGCATCAAACTTTgcctcgccgtttgccacatctatTAAAACTTAACGCCAttcatttttaaggactaatactaagagtttcaaaactagaAGAACTAAAAACCATgaaagttttgagtagggactaaaactaAAATCGTATGATACTTAAggaacaaaaaacatatttaacccttaaattaaatatatatatatatatatatatatatatatatatatatatatatatatatatatatatatatattacaaatttgCACACCCAAATTGAATAATTAGGTGAACTTGTACGTCAAATTTAGGATATCTATTGTACTAGGCTTTTATTACGCGTGACTCGTTTGTGGCTACCCTAACACTAGAATTTGTCATCGGTTCTACATAAATGCATCTACTCacatatttacataaaaatattatttttaatatggtttttttatttttgacatatttgtatgatacttaattttataattattttaaattttatattatatttaaaaattcgGAATTATTAgattaatgttattaaattaagGACAATATTTTTAGTTCAatgtaaaagaataataaaatattcattactGTTAATATCTCTAATTTTTAACAACAACATAAGTACTGTTAATACTTTTGCCAATAAGTTTAATGTCATACTAATTACTTAATTACATACTAAtgtattataaatatcttaaataatttctttctctaagttACAAGTTAAACCAATTATCTCAAATATGTAAATACGAATACAAATATGGAAATAATTTGTCGCTATCtatcactttattttttatttttattttatttattattatttatttaatacgtacatcttaataaatataaatacaatcaTCTTATAAAAAGTATCAATACGTATTTGGTTTACGTGTATCTCCTTCATTTAGCGTTAAGAGAATATATCACTAATCTTACTTGTAAAGATATAATAATCTCACTAAATTAGAAGTTTAAATTAATCATCATAATGTGAAGTACATCTaaaccaaaatttaaaacataacgTAAAAGAATTAAACTTACACACGGTGAATATAAATGTAGAATGTCGTTTTATAAGCTGTATAACGTAAGTAACTTTTAGCAatataaattagtatatttcaatccttttatcttttataagaaacgaatttataattttgactTTTTAAGTATA
This window of the Vigna angularis cultivar LongXiaoDou No.4 chromosome 7, ASM1680809v1, whole genome shotgun sequence genome carries:
- the LOC108336656 gene encoding protein OCTOPUS; its protein translation is MAMPGLMPVALCISEEELVAIVEEEEELKTMKDHIDLDSSQAKQQKARDFKDLAGSFFSAASVFSKKLQKWRQKQKAKKRRNDALPVEKPIGRQFQDTQSEITDYGFGRRSCDTDPRFSLDARRFSLDAGQFSLDARRMSFDDPRYSLEEPRASWDDYLLGQSNFPRMPTMLSVVEDALVQHVMRTDMQIPVEEEPVNDDESVPGGNAQTKEYYSDSSSRRRKSLDRSNSIRKSVSLEVDELTNNGSGGANGNGNGNLNVNVNANAKMAPSGVDYVQGVRMGFNEREFGSNSMRE